GACGGTGAGCAAGGCCGCGCTCCTCAACGGCACCGCCGCCGACCGCGCCGAGATCCGCCGCCTGGTCGCCTGGTTCGACGTCCAGTTCTTCCGCGACATCACCGGGCCGCTGCTGCACGAGCGCATGCTCAAGCGCATCGTCCACCGCGCCACGCCGGACTCGACCGCGCTGCGCGAGGCGATGAAGGCGGCGGTCGCGCATCTCGACTATATCGACTTCCTGCTCGATCATCGCACCTGGCTGGGCGGCGCGACGATGAGCCTCGCCGATCTCGCCGCCGCGGCGCAGATCAGCGTCGCCGATTATCTCGGCGGGATCGACTGGAAGAGCCACGAGCAGGCCAAGCGCTGGTATGTCGGCATGAAGAGCCGGCCGAGCTTCCGCCCGCTGCTCGCCGAGCGGATGGAAGGGATCAACCCGCCGCCGGATTACGAGAAGCTCGACCTCTGAGCGAACGCGTCAAGGGATCGAGATCGCTTCGTCCGACTGGGCGGGAAAGCGCCGGATCACCGCGGGTGCGAGCTTGGCGGCGAGCGCGGCCGGGGCATCCGCCTTCGTTCCCTCGGCCTGCGCGGTGACCGCGCGCCCGCT
This is a stretch of genomic DNA from Sphingomonas sp. BT-65. It encodes these proteins:
- a CDS encoding glutathione S-transferase family protein: MWQLYQFPLCPFSRKVRLVLGEKGVGYEPVRESPWARRDEFLDMNPAGQTPVMADDRGVVLIDSVAICEFFEETVSKAALLNGTAADRAEIRRLVAWFDVQFFRDITGPLLHERMLKRIVHRATPDSTALREAMKAAVAHLDYIDFLLDHRTWLGGATMSLADLAAAAQISVADYLGGIDWKSHEQAKRWYVGMKSRPSFRPLLAERMEGINPPPDYEKLDL